A segment of the Sulfitobacter sp. D7 genome:
GACGTTGTGGATGAGTTGCGCACGAGGGGCTATTCCCCCGGCGTCGTGTTTGACGCCAACGCGGGCTATCTGCTCGCGGGTCGCTATCAACATGACAAGGCGCTGAGCAAACAACTCGACCTGCCGGTGGACCGGGTGATGGTCGTCCCAAAGGGCACGTCCGCGGACCCCTATATACTCCAATCCGCCCGAGACTACGGCGGGCAGGTCGTCAGCCGCGATCAGTTCCGCGATTGGGCGGAGGCCCATCCCGAAATCGCTGAGCCGGGGCACCTGATCAAAGGCGGCTACCGGGATGGGAAACTCTGGCTCGACCTTGAGACCGACGCGCTGGTCTGACAAAGCAAAACCCCCGCCGAACACTCGACGGGGGTTTTATGTCTTTCAGCAACCCCATGCGGGGCGACGGGCTTACCAGTCCTCGCGGACGACAACCCGGGTCTTGATCGGCAGTTTCATGGCTGCCAGACGCAGGGCTTCGCGTGCCACGTCTTCACCGACACCGTCGATTTCGAACATGATGCGGCCCGGCTTAACCTTGGCTGCCCAGAAGTCGACGGAACCTTTACCTTTACCCATACGAACTTCGACGGGCTTGGAGGTGACCGGTACGTCCGGGAAGATGCGGATCCAGACACGGCCCTGACGCTTCATGTGACGCGTCATGGCGCGGCGTGCCGCTTCGATTTGACGGGCTGTAACCCGCTCCGGCTGCAGTGCCTTCAGGCCGTAGGTGCCAAAGTTCAGGTCAGACCCGCCCTTTGCCAGACCCTTGATCGAGCCCTTAAACTGCTTGCGGAATTTAGTACGCTTTGGTTGAAGCATTTCTCATTCCCCCTTAGCGACGACCGCCGGCACCGCGAGGTGCTGGGCCGTCTTGGAGTTCCTGTGCCTTACGGTCACGCGCGGCGGGGTCGTGTTCCATGATCTCGCCTTTGAAGATCCATGTCTTGATCCCGATGATGCCGTAAGCGGTGGCCGCTTCGACATGTGCGTAATCGATGTCGGCACGCAATGTGTGCAGCGGCACGCGACCCTCACGGTACCATTCGGTACGCGCGATTTCGGCCCCACCAAGACGACCCGCGAGATTCACGCGGATGCCCAGTGCGCCCATGCGCATGGCGTTCTGCACGGCACGTTTCATGGC
Coding sequences within it:
- the rplP gene encoding 50S ribosomal protein L16, which encodes MLQPKRTKFRKQFKGSIKGLAKGGSDLNFGTYGLKALQPERVTARQIEAARRAMTRHMKRQGRVWIRIFPDVPVTSKPVEVRMGKGKGSVDFWAAKVKPGRIMFEIDGVGEDVAREALRLAAMKLPIKTRVVVREDW
- a CDS encoding NYN domain-containing protein; the protein is MFVPFLLLFISLAFTTAAASTPGYGDFSLLGALCVIASAILLLRSFRGARQQRTKWIIVDGSNVMHWKTGAPNMNAVRDVVDELRTRGYSPGVVFDANAGYLLAGRYQHDKALSKQLDLPVDRVMVVPKGTSADPYILQSARDYGGQVVSRDQFRDWAEAHPEIAEPGHLIKGGYRDGKLWLDLETDALV